The DNA segment TCCGGACGGGGCTGCAGAGCGCTGATGACCGGCGGGGTGGTGTCGCGGTGTTCCTGCGCGACCTCGCCGGTGATGAGGAAGCAGCGCACTTCGGCGGTCTGCAGGGCCTGCCGTTCCGCCTCAGCCGATGGCGCGGTCGGCACGGCCGCCCAGTACCACAGCCCAGGCGCCAGGGCCGGCGGCCGCGTCTCCGTGCCGGTCACGGTCAGACGGTGCTCCGGCTGGTCCAGCGTCTCCTGGCGGCCGATCAGCACCGTGTAGCCAGCGCCGCTGCCGCCCTGCCAGGCCAGCCGTGTCGGTGCGGTCGGGGCGATGGCGCTGTCGGCCGGCTCCAGCGGCACGACCACATCGGCCGCGGGGACGACGGACACGTCATCGAACCACACCTTCTGCCCCGGCCGGTGGTAAAGGTAGAGCTGGACCTGCGTGCTGGTCATGTCCGCCGGGGTGGTGAAGCGCATCTGCCAGCGCGTCCAGTCCAGCGATGAGGGGAGGTAGTGATGCTTGCCGCCCACCGACAGCCCCGGCGGCCCGGCGCCCTGTCGCGACTTGAGCATCACCGTGATGACATAGGGGGTGTTGGGCTGCACCGCGAACCGCTCGCCGACCCAGGCGGTGAACTCGTTCTCGGCCGTGCCCTCCACCGACACGCAGCGGGCGCCGCGGTAGCCCTCGCTCTCCCACGTGGCGATGCCATGGCCCTCGTTGTAGGCGATCTTCCAGCCCGTCGGCGCAGCCCCGGCGCCCTGCTCGAAGTCCGCCTGGAAGGCAGCAGCATGAACCAGTGAGACGACGAGGCACATGGCCAGGGCCATGGCCGGCATCCGCAAGAGCATGGGCACTCTCCGAGGCTACGAGTTGTGTGTGCTGGCGCGGCGTAGCTGCTCACGGAGTTCGTCAAGCAGGCGGGGGTGTCCTGTGTCGGGGGCGAGGAAAGTCCAGTGGGTCCAACCGTTGCAGGCGACGGTGCCGGCGAGGGACCTCGGCCCCCGCCAGCCAAGGCAGGAACCGAGGGCGGAAGGAGATGCAGAACCGGTGGCGAATGCATGGGCTTGCGCGCAGTTCTGCCCCAAGGGAGGAACCCCATGCTCCGCAGACCGGACTACACCCAGGTCTGGCTGTCCTATGACTTCCTGATCGAGCAGGCCAAGTCAGGAAGAGCGTTCACCGTTCCCGATCTCATGAAGGCAACGGGTTGGTCGCGGGACAACTGTCGGACTAACCTGAGCAAGAGAATGAGCGAGTTTGTGGAGAGGCTGCGTCCGGGAACGTACCGTGCTCTCCCGATCATCAACCGCGTCCGGAAGGCAGACTACGCAAGGCTCTTCTCACAGAAGAACTTGCTGTTCGGTGTCTATGACCTCTGGCTCTATCCCGACCTCGTCATATACGACTTCCTGATGCCCCTAACCCGGGAGGACCGTCTTCGGGAGAGCCTGGACCGGCTCTTCTATACTGACAGGATCGCCCAGCGGCTGCGGGAGATCGGGCCGGAGAGAATCCGGCGTAGGTTCCTCGCTCAGGAGCACGAGACCGACGATGAACTGGTTGGTCGCGTAGCCAGGCTCGCGGGGGAGGCCTTCGTCGGCTACTCCATATCGCACGTGAACGGTCGATTCCGCATGCACGAGCCCATGGACGCGAAGGCCGCGGCCGCGATCGCGCACAATGAGCAGGGCTACCTGGCTGACGAGACGACTGCCGTGGTCAGGTTCATCATGCGGTGTTCCGCGACTGCTTGTAAGCAGCCACCGGAGAGTGACCAACTTGACCTCGACCTTGAGGACGACCCCGATATGGAGGCTCAAGCTCAGGCGGCGGTGGAGCAGGAAAGGAAGCGGACACAGTGGCTGTTCCGTCAGGTGTTCGCCGAGTCAGTCGTCATGACCGTCAACTACGAAGAGGAGATCTGGCTGCTTGAGCAGGGGCCTCACATGCGTCTCTGGGTGTGGAAACGGCGGTCACCGGACGCCGAAGCCGACGACCCTACTGCTTGAGGTAGGCCTGTCGAGCTTCGTCAAGGGGGTGCCACTCTCCGTCGTCGCCCTCGACCAACCAGGTCACCCAGCCGTTGCTGGCCGGTGCACCCACTGCTGCACCGCCCATCTTGTGGATGGATCCCACGGCATCGCCAAGTGCGATGCTCCCGTCGGCGAGGACCACTGCCTCGGCACCGGTCTTGGCGTGCCGCAGGACAGCCCCAACTGGGACGGCCCCGTCAGAAACGAGCACCGCGAAGGAAACCCGAGGCTTAGCTCTGTCCAGATCCGCAAGCGCTGTGATGTCCGCCAGAAGACGCGGCGTTGTTGTCGCCATCCGTCTCTTCGCTGCTTGGTGGTAGCTCTTGTCCCTCTCTATGCCGATCCATCGCCGGTGTAGCTGCTTCGCGACCACCCCGGTCGTACCCGTGCCAAAGAACGGGTCGAGCACGACATCGCCGGGGCGCGTGGAGGCGAGCAGCACTCGCTCCAGAAGCCTCTCTGGTTTCTGCGTCGAGTGGAGCTTCGTCCCATCAGGAGCGGTGAGTCGCTCTCCACCGGAGCAGATGGGTAGAGTCCAGTCACTCCGGGCCTGCTTGTTCTGGTTAAGGTACTTCATCGCGTGGTGGTTGAAGGTGTATTTCGTCTGATCCTTCGACTTCTTGGCCCAGATCAGCGTCTCGTGAGCGTTCGTGAAGCGTACCCCGCGGAAGTTTGGCGTCGGGTTCGCCTTGATCCACACGAAGTCATTCAGCATCCAGAACCCGAGGTCCATCATAAGCGAGCCGACACGGTAGATACTGTGGTATGACCCTATGACCCAGATCGTGCCCGTGTCTTTGAGCACATGCTGACAGGCGTGTAGCCACTCGAGGGTGAAGAGGTCGTAATGCTTGAAGTCCAGGAACTGGTCCCAGACGTCATGGACGCCCTGCACCCTTGTCATGTTCGGCCGGTACAACTCGCCGCGGAGTTGCAGGTTGTACGGAGGGTCAGCGAAGACCATGTCGACGCACTTCGACGGAAGGCGGTACATTTCCGTTACGCAGTCTCCCAGGATGACCTGGTCAAGTGGTAGTCCCGAGGGGTCGGCTCGCACGTGTGGATGCTCCGGTAGGTGAGGGTTGTTCTACGTCGAGGCCATATTCCCCAGGCCACACACAGACACCTGCACACCTGCGCGAGGGTGCCCGGTGCACAGCGGCAGCATCCAGTCGCTGCGCATCTGCTTGCCGTCGTTGTAGCGCTTCATGGTGTGGTGGTTGAAGGTGTAGCGCTTCTGGTCTTTGCTCTTCTTGGCCCACAGCAGCGTCTCATGGGCATTGGTGAAGCGCACGCCGCGGAAGTTGGGCATGGGGTTGGTCTTGACCCACACGATGTCATTGAGCAGCCAGTACCCCAGGTCCATCATGATCCGCCCGACGCGGTAGATGTTGTGGTACGAGCCGATGACCCAGATCGTCCCGGTGTCGGATAGCACACGCCGGCACGCGGTCAGCCACGCCTCGGTGAAGGCGTCATACTCCGCGAATCCGCCGAACTGGTCCCAGTGGTCATCCACCGCATCCACCTTGGTCATGTTCGGGCGGTACAGGTCGTTCTCGAGCTGGAGGTTGTAGGGCGGATCGGCGAAGATCATGTCCGCACAGCCGGCCGGGAGGGAGTGCATCGTGGGGATGCAGTCGGCGGCGATGATGCGACCATCGGTATTGTCACTCCGTCGGTTGCCCATCATTCTCCTGGTCATCGCTCAATGACACTGGCTGTGATCCGGTCATGTCCTCCAGGATCGCCATGGCCCAGTACTCGTCGTGGTTCACTGCTACGTCCCGGGCCGTGAAGTCGGTGTGCCCCAACACAGTCCCGAGCATGGTCTGCCGTCCCTGCCGCGCCATGGCCCCCGCCTCAAGCACGGCCCTATGTATGGCGACGACATACGCCGCCACCGACAGCCCCCTTCCCCACGCAGACTGGCGCAGCTCCTCGGCCTGCTCTTCCGTCACGGTCAACTCGATCTCAACCATCCTGTTGCGCCTCCTTCGCATCTGGCGCAAGCTCTATAGGCTGAGAGAGGGGCGGGTATCAAGCAGCGGAGGAGGCACACGGCTGCGGCTGCCGCCCCCTCTCCCTCTGGGAGAGGGGTGCCCGAAGGGCGGGGTGAGGGTCAACGGCGTCCCACCCCGTACCCCCTCCCTGAAGGGAGGGGGGAAACGACAACGGCCACGGCCCCGCCGTTCACTTGCCACTTGCCACTCGCCACTTGCCGTTACTCCCCCCGCACCAGCTTCCACACATCCGGCTGCATGTTGTTCCCCACCACCATCCACAGCGCGTCGTCGAATGCGAACAGGCTGGCGGCGTGGCGGGGTTTCCAGGGGGTGTTCGGCAACTCCGTCCAGGTCACCCCGTCGCCGGAGTACCACACGTCCTTGCGGTTGCCGCCGTCCTTGTGGTAGCCCTCCATCACCCACATCTTGCCATCCCACGCCGCGACCTCGTGGTACTGGCGCGGCGGGAAGGGGGCGTGCTCGGTGTGGCAGGTCCAGGTGACGCCGTCGGGTGTGCTCCAGACATCGTTGTAGAACTGTCGCGTCGGTGTCGTCGGCGTGTCGTAGGTCCCGCCGCCCAGGATCCACATGCGGTCTTCGAAGATGACCTGGCCCGAGCTCATGCCGCGCGGGCTCCACGGAGCGTGCTCCAGCACCAGCGTCCAGTTGGCGCCGTCCTCCGAGCACCACACGTCGTTGTAGAACGTCTCGGGCGGGCCCGGGGCGAAGGCCGGCATGGTCTGCCCGCCCATCACCCAGATCTTCCCGCGAAACGAGTACGCGAACTGCAGCGCCCGGCTGCCCCAGGGCACGTTGTCGCACACCCTCGTCCAGGTTACGCCGTCGCTGCTGTTCCAGACGTCGTTCTGGTAGTGGTGCTGGTTGCAGTCCCCGCCCACGACCCACAGCTTCCCCTGGTGCACGACCCACCCGGCGGTGTGCCGTCCCTCCCATGGGGCCTGCTCATTCACTTCGGTCCAATGCAGGCCATCGGGCGAGGACCACACTTCACTGTTGCAGATCCGTGGGAAGTTGACCTTGTCCCCCGGGTTCCAGCCCCCGAGCAGCCACATCTTGCCGTCCAGCGTCAGGGCCCCGGCCCCGTCGCGCGGGGCGAAGGGGGCTGTCATTGTGACCAACTCCCAATGGTAGGGCATGGCCTGGGCCTCCGTTTGCGCCCGGGCGAGGGGCAGGCAGGATACCAGCAACACACCGAACGTCAGCAGGCGGTGGCACATGGTCGGCACCTCCAGCCTCGCGGGAGCACATCTTTGGGAAGGTAGCCTTCGCGAGCAGGAGGCGACAGACCTGCCGGTGAATCTATTCTCAGTGGTGACAACAGACCAATACATGAGGGATGACACCATGCGCACGCAACGCGGCTTTACGCTCATCGAGCTGTTAGTTGTGATCGCGATCATCGCCATTCTGGCGGCGATCCTGTTCCCGGTTTTCGCCAAGGCCCGCGAGAAAGCCCGGCAGACGTCGTGTCTGAACAACTGTAAGCAGCTGGGCATCGCCGCCATGGCCTACGTCCAGGACTACGACGAGAAGTACCCCCTCTACTACCTCGGTAAGTGGGCCGACCCGGCCATCAACCCCCTCGGGTACGACTCGGCCGACGGCCTGAACTACCACTGGTGGGACGCCCCGATGGTTCCCTACATCAAGAACATGCAGATCTGGCGCTGCCCGAGCACTAGCAGCCCCATCTCCTACGGCAATGACTACGGCTGGAACCACAACGTCTTCGGCGGGGGCGGCAAGTCCATGGGCTCGATCCAGAACCCGGCAGGGCTGATGTTCCTGACGGACAAGGGCAGCGGCGGCGGGCCGTACGTCATGTCCGGGGGCTACTACATGTGCAGTGACCGACACAATGGGGGCGCCAATGTGGTGTTTGCCGACGGACATGCCAAGTGGTGCAAGACCACCCAGGGCGTGATCACGGGGCTGCCGCCGAACGCCGGGTACGGCGTATACCCCTACAACCAGTTCCCGGCGGGCACGAACTACGTCACCCCCTCGGACCCCGCTGACATCTGTTTCGAGCCGTGACCGTGGCGACAAGCCAACGCGGCGGACAGGGCACTCCCCCGGGAGTGCCCTGTCCGCTGTGAGAACGCGCCGCAGGGCGCGAGTCGCGTCGCACGAGCGGGCACCGGACGCCTCGGACGGGGCTCGTGCTCGGCGGAGGGATGTCGCAGCACGCCAGCGAAGTGTCATCAGCCATGCTGGCCTTACCATCATCTCAAGGAGGTCGTAATGCCTACACGTCGTGGCTTCACGCTCATTGAACTGCTGGTCGTCATTGCGATCATCGCCATCCTGGCGGCGATCCTCTTCCCCGTTTTCGCCAAAGCCCGTGAGAAGGCAAGGCAGACGTCGTGTCTGAGCAACCTGAAGCAACTCGCGCTCGGGATGCTGCAGTATGCCCAGGACTACGACGAGACGTTCCCCCGCCGCAGCGGCGTCGGCTTCTACGACGCGTCGCTGGGCACGTTCAACTACCACACCACGCTCAATGTGCACTGGCACGGTTGGGGTACCTGCATCCTGCCGTACGTCAAGAACACGCAGATCTACAAGTGCCCTAGCAACACCTTCGACAACTGCGGCCTCAACTACGGCGTGCCGGACGCCGCGCTGAACTCCTCGGGCACCATGGTAAGCTACTTCAGCAACAACGCCATCAAGCTCGGTCAGCTACAGCGCCCGTCCGAGAGCCTGATGATCACCGAGTCCGGCGGCGGCGGCGGTGACTGCTACGTGCTGTCGTGGCAGTACTACTGCTGCGCCGCGCCACACAACGGGGGCGCCAACATGGCGCTCATGGACGGCCACGCCAAGTGGGCACGGTTTGGCTGGGGCCCAATCCCCGGATGGACCGCGCCGGACGCCGGCTATCCACAGTACCACCCCCCGCTGGAGAACATCTCGAACGTCTGGTAGACGTTCGTGCGGTCTCACCCTCAGGGCACTCCTTCGGGAGTGCCCTGTTTGTCTCGCCCCGCGGGAGGTCCCTCGGCGGAGACTGCGAACCTTTGCCCAAGCGGGCGGCACCCGGCCGCCACGAAGCCCCGGAGGAGCAACCCATGGCAAACCTGGCAATCAATGGCGGACCCAAGACGATAGATCGGCCGCTCGGCCGGCCCTGGCCCGAGTTCGGCACGGCCGAGCGCGAGGCGCTCAATGCCGTGCTGGAGTCGCGTATCTGGTGGCGCGGCGGCTACAAGCAGCCCGAGGACTCCTGGGTCGGCAAGTTCGAGAACTTCTTCGCTCGGTTCCAGGACTGCGACTATGGCGTGTCCTGCACCAATGGCACCCAGGCCATCGAACTGGCCCTCAAGGCCATCGGCATCAAGCCTGGCGATGAGGTCATCTGTCCGGCCAGCACGTTCGTCGCCACCGCCACCGCGGTCATTCTCGTCAACGCCATCCCCATCATCGTGGACATCGAGCCGGACTACTACCAGATTGACCCCGCGGCCATCGAGGCAGCCATCACCCCGCGCACCGTCGGGATCATCCCGGTCCACTACGGCGGCTACCCGGCGGACATGGACCGCATCAACGCCATCGCGGCCCAGCACGGCCTGTTCGTGATCGAGGACTGTGCCCACGCCCACGGCTCACAGTGGAAGGGCAAGGGCTGCGGCTCGCTGGGCAACATGGGCAGCTTCTCGCTGCAGATGGGCAAGACGCTCACGAGCGGCGAGGGCGGGATCGTCACCACCAACGACGCCGACCTGGCGGGCAAGGCCTTCGCGTACCACCACATCGGCCGCTTCCCCGGCCGCCCGTTCTACGAGCACCACCTCGTGGCCAGCAACCTGCGCATGACCGAGTGGCAGGGCGCCATCGCCTACACCCAGGCCCAGCGTCTGCTGGAGCAGACCTTCCGGCGCGAGAGCAACGCGAAGTACTTCGAGGCCGGGCTACGCGAGATTGACGGCGTCGCCCCGATGGAGCGCCGCCCGGAGGTTACGCGCTGGGGCTTCTACTTCTACCACTTCAAGTTCCAGTCGGCGCAGTTCGGTGGGATCACCAAGGCGCGCTTCCAGGAGGCCCTGGCGGCCGAGGGCCTGGGCACCGGCTCAGGCCACCTGCACCCGATCCAGAAGAACCCGCTGTTCACGAACCGCCACTTCGGCCCGGTCTGCTGGCCGTCGGGTGTGGACGCCCCGGACTATGAGCAGCTCGCCACGCCGGTCGCCGAGCGCATCCTGGCCGAAGAGGGCATTAGCATGGGCCATTCCATGTTCCTGGGCGGCAAGGACGACATGGACCTGATGCTGGCGGCGATCCGGAAGGTACGGGAGAATGTGGGGGAGTTGGGGTAGAGGCGTGTAGGGGCCCCGACAGAGGTAGCGCGAGGAGCACGACATCTGGCGTGTTCCTCGCGCTGCTGGGGCCGTCATGCCCCCGTCTATTTGGGTTTGGCGGGAGCTGTGGGATCAGCCACCCCGGCAGCTTCGCACGCCATGGTCCAGGACGCTGTGACCATCTTCTCCCTGTCAGCGACGTTCAGGATCTCGCCGTAGTTCTGCTTCACCCACTCCGCAGCCCGCGTGCAGTGGGAGCTCCGTATGGACTTGACCTTCGCGGCATCGGAGGCTACATCTCGAAGTGCCTCCGCAGTGGGCTGGACGAGCGAGAGACCAACCGCACCGGCAAATGCGCTGTCGTGACGGACGGCCGCGGCATCCTTCAGGAAGGCCGGGTGGGTCTCGATAGCCAGTAGGATGTAGCTCCCCTGCTCCATCTTGTCGCCCTGCCCCCCTGTGGGATCTGGCCGGGCGGCCGCGTCACCAGCGGCGGTCGGGCCGTAGTTCCAGCACAAGTATGAGTTGGGATCGTTCGCGCTGGGGAACCGAGCAAAGTTCTCCAGGTTGCTCCAACTGGCCGCATAGGTGTATGTCTTGCCGTTCGCGTCGGTGGCGGGGTACTTGGTGACGTTATTCTGGTCGTAGATGACGATGTAGTGGGGATACAGATACGCCCCCTTCCCGTCCTCCTTCGGTACCAGGGACTTGCGTTGCGCTAGGTTGCGTCTCTTGGCTGGCCATAGCGTGGAAGACAGGGTATTGGCAGTCGTCTGAAACGTCTGAAGACGACCAGACGTGACGTTGCCAAAGACGCCTTGGGCCGCGGGGACGATTCCCGCCAGACTCCCCAGTATGTCCACGATGCCGCCCTGTCGCACGTCATCCACAATGATGTCTACGGCAAGCAGCAGCTCGGGGGGGGGACCCAGGTTCGTCTGCACGGGTGCCCACGGTAGACACGATATACCTTCCCCTACGAGCTGCATCGCGCGGTCGCGCCCCGTCACCAGACCCCACGCAACAGGGCCGCCCCCTTTCCTTCCCAAGTAGTCATATGTAACGTTGACCGCGATCTCCTTGTCACCAGAGTCACCGACAAGCTGCCTCAGCCAGTTGCTACCTGATCCGGTGAACTGGGCGTAGGCGAGACGGATGCTGATATAGCCATCTCCAGGCACGACGGCCGCGGTCTTCTCGGAACTCTGATACATGCCGGCTGCAACCTGCCCCTTGGCACCATCGGCAGATACGGGACAACGCGTACAGGCCAGACACAAGAGACAGCAGACGAAAAGGACTGCGCTTCCTATCCTCTTCATGGCGGCACCCATCCTTACTTCCCGACGTACGCGTTCAGGGCCGGCGATCGGGCGTCGGCCAGCGCCCCTGGCCGTCGGTGGTATGACCGACAGGGGATTGCCTGTCGTAAGCGACACCACAGTACCACCAGCCCTCCGCAGGGGAAATACGCATGCCTACGTGATCGCCATGCGTAGTACCACGTGTTCGCCTACCTAGGGGAGCCCCTGTCGCGGGTGCGCCAACCCGGCGTCGGCCCAGTAGGTGTAGCCCACAACGACGGCTCCGTCCCGTTGCTCTCGCGGCATCAGTCGGGTATACTGCCCATGAACTTGGGCAATTGCGGAAGCTGGTTGAGCAGCACCGCCAGCTGATCGAGGACAAGTGGAATGAGTACTTCGGCAGTTGAGGCCACACCCGCAGTGGCCGTGCGAGTCTGGTTTGCGGATGACATGCTCCATGTCCTGCTCGCTGATGGCCGCGTCGTGGCCGCACCGACTGAGTGGTACCCGCGTCTGCGCGACGCCACCGACGAGCAGCGCAGCAACTGGCGGCTCATCGGGCGCGGCGTCGGCATTCACTGGGAAGACGTGGACGAGGACATATCTGTGGCCGGACTCCTGCGCCACTAGGCCGCGCGCGCTGGACGACCTGACGGCCCGCCTCCCATGAGGCGGGCCGCTGCGTTGGGGTAGGGAACCTCTGGCGCCGTGCCTGAGTCGCATGACAGACGCGATCAGTGCCGCATGGGAGGACACGATGCGCGGAACCACGGCTCTTGGCATGGCGCTGCTGGCGATCGCTGTCGGGCTGATGCTCGGCGGCTGCGGCGGCGGGGGCGGGAGTACGGGGGGAGATGACGACGACGACGACGGCGACGGCTGGACGCAGCCCGCCACCGGCCCCGGCAGCGCCGTCTATGACCACACAGGCGTTGCTGTGTACCAGTCCGGCAGCACCGCGACCGACTACTGGCTCTACACACCCACCGGCCCCGTCCCCGCGACGGCGCCGGTCGTCATCTTCAACCACGGCTGGAGCGCCCTGACGCCCTCGTACTACGAGGCGTGGATCATCCATCTCGTCCGCAAGGGCAACATCGTCATCTTCCCCCGCTGGCAGTCGTATGTCGGCGACCTGAACGGCTCATCGTTCCTGCCCAACGCCGCCACAGCCGTCCGCGCGGCGCTCACGCGGCTGGAGACCAGCGGCCCCGTCACGCCCGACCGCACGCAGGTCGCCGTGTTCGGCCACTCCATCGGGGGCGTGCTCGCGGCGGACATGGCGGCCGCCTGGGCCACGCTCTCGATCCCCCAACCGCTGGCCTGCTTCTCCGTCGAGCCCGGGACGGTCAGTTCGGCCACCGGCGTGACGGTCGCCAATGATGTGACCATCTCCGACTTCTCGCAGATCGCCGCCGCGACACTCCTGATCTCCCTGCTGGGCGAAGATGACCTCCTCGTCGGCGACACGCTGGCCCGGCAGATATACCAAGAAAGCACCACGGTCCCGGCGGCCAACAAGAACCTCCTGACCGTGCACTCCGACAGCCACGGCACTCCGGCCCTGACGGCCAACCACCTCTTCCCGTTGGCCTCCGTGGACGGCGCCAACGTGGACGCGCTGGACTACTATGCGCTGTGGAAGATCGGCGACGCCCTGCTGGACGCCGCCTTCCGGGGGACGAACCGGGAGTATGCCCTCGGCGACACCGACGCACAGCGCTACATGGGCGCCTGGCCGGACGGGACACCCGTCACCGACATGACGGTGCAGTAGGCCGGGCCATGGGGCATCCCAGACCCACGAACGGCCCGCCTCCCCCGAGGCGGGCCGTCTGGCTGCGGCACGGAGGGATGGCCGGGCGCGGAGAGAAGAGGACCGCACGACCAACACGGGAGGGCATCCATCGTGAGCAGCTTCAGCGGACTTGGCATGAACCTGGGGAACCTGTCGCGGCTGTCGCGGGCGCAGACGCGCTCGCTGTCGGCCGAGAACCCCGCCGGCGAGAAGGGTCGGGGCGGGATGGCCACGGAGGGCACCGGCGCGGGCTGTGCGCGCGACCTGGGGCAGGGCTGGAAGGTCTCGCCCAGCGTGCGCATCGCGCCCGGTGACACCTACACGCTGGCCGACCTCGACGGCCCCGGCGCCATTCAGTCCATGTGGCTGTCCGGGCAGGTCTCGCTCAAGGGCCCCGGCAGCCGGCGCTACATCCTGCGCATCTACTGGGATGGCCAGGCCCAGCCCTCGGTCGAGTGCCCCATCGGCGACTTCTTCGCCTCGCCGTGGGGGCCGTTCTTTCAGATCAACTCGCTCCCAGTCGCGGTGAACCCCAACCGCGCCTTCAACTGCTTCTGGGAGATGCCCTTCCGGCAGCACTGCCGGATCACGCTCGAGAACCGCGACGCCGACCCCCTGGTCCACTACTACCAGGTCAACTACACGCTGACCGACGTGCCCGAGGACGCCGCCTACTTCCACGCCCAGTGCCGCCGCGCGAACCCCCTGCCGTACATGGACGTCCACACGATCCTCGACGGCGTGCGCGGCTGGGGGCACTATGTGGGCACCTCGATGGGCTGGGGCGTGAACAACTGCGGCTGGTGGGGCGAGGGGGAGATCAAGTTCTACATGGACGGCGACACCGACTTCCCCACCATCTGCGGCACCGGCACCGAGGACTACTTCGGCGGCGCCTATGACTGGGATGTCAACGGCCAGTACGTCGCGTACACGACCCCGTTCCTGGGCATGACGCCGATGCCCCGGCCGGACGGCCTCTACCAGTCCCAGCAGCGCTTCGCGATGTACCGCTGGCATGTGATGGATCCGATCCGCTTCGAGCAGGACCTGCGGGTGACGATCC comes from the bacterium genome and includes:
- a CDS encoding glycoside hydrolase, whose amino-acid sequence is MCHRLLTFGVLLVSCLPLARAQTEAQAMPYHWELVTMTAPFAPRDGAGALTLDGKMWLLGGWNPGDKVNFPRICNSEVWSSPDGLHWTEVNEQAPWEGRHTAGWVVHQGKLWVVGGDCNQHHYQNDVWNSSDGVTWTRVCDNVPWGSRALQFAYSFRGKIWVMGGQTMPAFAPGPPETFYNDVWCSEDGANWTLVLEHAPWSPRGMSSGQVIFEDRMWILGGGTYDTPTTPTRQFYNDVWSTPDGVTWTCHTEHAPFPPRQYHEVAAWDGKMWVMEGYHKDGGNRKDVWYSGDGVTWTELPNTPWKPRHAASLFAFDDALWMVVGNNMQPDVWKLVRGE
- a CDS encoding DUF1559 domain-containing protein; this encodes MRTQRGFTLIELLVVIAIIAILAAILFPVFAKAREKARQTSCLNNCKQLGIAAMAYVQDYDEKYPLYYLGKWADPAINPLGYDSADGLNYHWWDAPMVPYIKNMQIWRCPSTSSPISYGNDYGWNHNVFGGGGKSMGSIQNPAGLMFLTDKGSGGGPYVMSGGYYMCSDRHNGGANVVFADGHAKWCKTTQGVITGLPPNAGYGVYPYNQFPAGTNYVTPSDPADICFEP
- a CDS encoding DUF1559 domain-containing protein, coding for MPTRRGFTLIELLVVIAIIAILAAILFPVFAKAREKARQTSCLSNLKQLALGMLQYAQDYDETFPRRSGVGFYDASLGTFNYHTTLNVHWHGWGTCILPYVKNTQIYKCPSNTFDNCGLNYGVPDAALNSSGTMVSYFSNNAIKLGQLQRPSESLMITESGGGGGDCYVLSWQYYCCAAPHNGGANMALMDGHAKWARFGWGPIPGWTAPDAGYPQYHPPLENISNVW
- a CDS encoding DegT/DnrJ/EryC1/StrS family aminotransferase; this encodes MANLAINGGPKTIDRPLGRPWPEFGTAEREALNAVLESRIWWRGGYKQPEDSWVGKFENFFARFQDCDYGVSCTNGTQAIELALKAIGIKPGDEVICPASTFVATATAVILVNAIPIIVDIEPDYYQIDPAAIEAAITPRTVGIIPVHYGGYPADMDRINAIAAQHGLFVIEDCAHAHGSQWKGKGCGSLGNMGSFSLQMGKTLTSGEGGIVTTNDADLAGKAFAYHHIGRFPGRPFYEHHLVASNLRMTEWQGAIAYTQAQRLLEQTFRRESNAKYFEAGLREIDGVAPMERRPEVTRWGFYFYHFKFQSAQFGGITKARFQEALAAEGLGTGSGHLHPIQKNPLFTNRHFGPVCWPSGVDAPDYEQLATPVAERILAEEGISMGHSMFLGGKDDMDLMLAAIRKVRENVGELG
- a CDS encoding DUF2442 domain-containing protein yields the protein MSTSAVEATPAVAVRVWFADDMLHVLLADGRVVAAPTEWYPRLRDATDEQRSNWRLIGRGVGIHWEDVDEDISVAGLLRH
- a CDS encoding alpha/beta fold hydrolase, with protein sequence MRGTTALGMALLAIAVGLMLGGCGGGGGSTGGDDDDDDGDGWTQPATGPGSAVYDHTGVAVYQSGSTATDYWLYTPTGPVPATAPVVIFNHGWSALTPSYYEAWIIHLVRKGNIVIFPRWQSYVGDLNGSSFLPNAATAVRAALTRLETSGPVTPDRTQVAVFGHSIGGVLAADMAAAWATLSIPQPLACFSVEPGTVSSATGVTVANDVTISDFSQIAAATLLISLLGEDDLLVGDTLARQIYQESTTVPAANKNLLTVHSDSHGTPALTANHLFPLASVDGANVDALDYYALWKIGDALLDAAFRGTNREYALGDTDAQRYMGAWPDGTPVTDMTVQ
- a CDS encoding DUF2961 domain-containing protein, whose amino-acid sequence is MSSFSGLGMNLGNLSRLSRAQTRSLSAENPAGEKGRGGMATEGTGAGCARDLGQGWKVSPSVRIAPGDTYTLADLDGPGAIQSMWLSGQVSLKGPGSRRYILRIYWDGQAQPSVECPIGDFFASPWGPFFQINSLPVAVNPNRAFNCFWEMPFRQHCRITLENRDADPLVHYYQVNYTLTDVPEDAAYFHAQCRRANPLPYMDVHTILDGVRGWGHYVGTSMGWGVNNCGWWGEGEIKFYMDGDTDFPTICGTGTEDYFGGAYDWDVNGQYVAYTTPFLGMTPMPRPDGLYQSQQRFAMYRWHVMDPIRFEQDLRVTIQALGWRNGGRYLPLQDDISSVAYWYQTLPTAPFPQLPDNDGLEII